GCTGTCGGAATTTTTACAGGTTTAGTTGTTGGTTGGCTTACAGTACAGATTTATCGTTTTACTATAAAGCATAATTGGGCAATCAAGATGCCTGCCGCGGTCCCAGCTGGAGTGGCTAATTCTTTCAGTTCCTTGATTCCAGGATTCTGTGTTGCAATTGTTGTTTCCCTACTCAATATGTTGCTTATCTTTGTAGGAACAGACATTTTCAAAGTTCTCTACATTCCATTCTCATTTATTAGTAATATTGCAGATACATGGTGGGGATTCTTGGTAATCATTTTCTTGATTCATTTTCTGTGGTGGTTTGGAATCCATGGTGCTACAATTATCAGTTCGTTTTATACTCCGATTGTTCTAGCTAATATGGCATCTAATAAATTAGGAGCAGATCATTTCTTTGCCGGTGATCCAATGAATGCTTTTGTTATTATCGGTGGTTCTGGTGCAACTTTAGGAATGACAATCTGGTTAGTTTCTAGAGCAAAGTCAATTCAATTACGAGAAATTGGAAAGGCGGAAATTGTACCTGCGTTCTTTAATATTAATGAGCCAATACTTTTTGGATTACCAATCGTCTACAACGTCCAATTATTTATTCCGTTCGTCCTAGCACCAATAGCTTCTGGAATAGTTGGATACTTTGCAGTTACCACACATCTGGTAGACAAGATTATTGCACAACAGCCTTGGCCAACTCCAATTGGATTGGGAGGGTTTATGGCAACAGCAAGCTGGAAAGGCGGGATATTAGCAATTATTTGTGCAACTGTCGCATTTGTTGTATGGTATCCATTCATTAGACATTATGATCGTGTCTTATTAAAACAAGAACAAGAGCAAGAACAGAAAAAATATTAGTATTTAATATTCATTTAAATAAAAGATGTTAATGAGCCACAAAAATAAATTATGGTTCTTCAAGGTTAATGGGAAGTATATTGGTGAACCATAAAAGGCTCTCTTCAAGAGGGCCTTTTATTTTGAAGATAAATGAGATTAAGAAAATTTGATGGATTGTAAGAAAGTTATGAAGGGTATATATAAGAAATGTAAGGAGGAATATCGATTGAATAGAGAAAATGTTTATAAATTACCACAGGATTTCTTATGGGGTGGAGCTGTAGCTGCACATCAGTTGGAAGGAGGCTGGCGAGAAGGAAATAAAGGAATTAGTGTTGCTGATGTAATGACTAATGGTGCTAATGGTGTTGAGCGAAAAATTACAGAAGGAGTGGTTGCTGGAGAGTATTATCCTAATCACGATGCAATTGATTTTTACCACCAGTATAAAGCCGATATTAAGCTTTTTACAGAAATGGGATTTAAATGTTTTAGAACATCAATTGCTTGGACAAGAATTTTTCCAAAAGGTGATGAGAAAGAACCAAATGAAGAAGGTTTAAAATTTTATGATGACTTATTTGATGAATGTCTGAAATACGGAATTGAACCTGTAATCACACTTTCTCATTTTGAGATGCCATACCACTTAGTCACAGAATATGGTGGGTGGCGTAATCGTAAATTAATTGACTATTTTGTAAATTTTGCAACCACTGTTTTTGAACGTTATAAAGATAAAGTAAAATATTGGATGACATTCAATGAAATTAATAATCAAACGGATTACAAGCGGGGATTTTCAATC
Above is a window of Liquorilactobacillus hordei DSM 19519 DNA encoding:
- the celB gene encoding PTS cellobiose transporter subunit IIC codes for the protein MKISDSFKESMTEKVGKFAGSRFVRAIMDAGYSVIAFSIIGAVFLILQILPQAFQIPGFAELYANTVGHFTNLFQVIYNSTMGILALVFAGTFTYSYTKIYQEEEHLNLNPLSSLFMFMMAMFITVPQLVWKNGSVEFVQSLSKTNIIGGGYAVSTSGVTRIAAVGIFTGLVVGWLTVQIYRFTIKHNWAIKMPAAVPAGVANSFSSLIPGFCVAIVVSLLNMLLIFVGTDIFKVLYIPFSFISNIADTWWGFLVIIFLIHFLWWFGIHGATIISSFYTPIVLANMASNKLGADHFFAGDPMNAFVIIGGSGATLGMTIWLVSRAKSIQLREIGKAEIVPAFFNINEPILFGLPIVYNVQLFIPFVLAPIASGIVGYFAVTTHLVDKIIAQQPWPTPIGLGGFMATASWKGGILAIICATVAFVVWYPFIRHYDRVLLKQEQEQEQKKY